One Eriocheir sinensis breed Jianghai 21 chromosome 32, ASM2467909v1, whole genome shotgun sequence genomic region harbors:
- the LOC127006070 gene encoding uncharacterized protein LOC127006070, whose protein sequence is MLAMTASSVMPRRLACLFFLLSVAGGGWCQTLLDPEPRTCRTQNTAAAAAGTEGHRNEYPAGGVLMVLANVPAGLFGSLEVFLCPDGEAKVECLDSVPLQLADGSGTTFDLSKVTVTDKYEVPVILPDGLTCPTCTLQMRVVSRGCEDEAECPPTEDVTCANLTVREIKVAKRRFFRWIYKKIKSLIN, encoded by the exons ATGTTAGCCATGACTGCTAGCTCGGTGATGCCTCGCCGCCTAGCCTGCCTGTTCTTCCTCCTGTCG GTGGCGGGAGGAGGCTGGTGCCAGACGCTGCTCGACCCGGAACCACGCACCTGCCGAACCCAG AACACCGCCGCGGCTGCCGCTGGCACGGAAGGGCACCGCAACGAGTACCCGGCTGGCGGG GTGCTGATGGTGCTGGCCAACGTGCCGGCCGGCCTCTTCGGCTCCCTCGAGGTGTTCCTGTGTCCCGACGGGGAGGCAAAAGTGGAGTGTCTGGacag TGTGCCGCTGCAGCTGGCGGACGGCTCCGGCACCACCTTCGACCTGAGCAAGGTTACCGTGACCGACAAGTACGAGGTTCCGGTCATTCTGCCTGATGGCCTCACCTGCCCGACTTGCACCCTCCAG ATGCGCGTGGTGAGCCGCGGCTGTGAGGACGAGGCGGAGTGCCCCCCGACGGAGGATGTCACCTGCGCCAACCTCACCGTCAGGGAGATTAA GGTTGCTAAAAGGAGGTTCTTCCGTTGGATTTACAAAAAAATCAAATCACTAATAAATTAA